A single Nomascus leucogenys isolate Asia chromosome 14, Asia_NLE_v1, whole genome shotgun sequence DNA region contains:
- the ST3GAL5 gene encoding lactosylceramide alpha-2,3-sialyltransferase isoform X3, whose amino-acid sequence MALLFEHRYSVDLLPFVQKAPKDSEAESKYNPPFGFRKFSSKVQTLLELLPEHDLPEHLKAKTCRRCVVIGSGGILHGLELGHTLNQFDIVIRLNSAPVEGYSEHVGNKTTIRMTYPEGAPLSDLEYYSNDLFVAVLFKSVDFNWLQAMVKNETLPFWVRLFFWKQVAEKIPLQPKHFRILNPVIIKETAFDILQYSEPQSRFWGRDKNVPTIGVIAVVLATHLCDEVSLAGFGYDLNQPRTPLHYFDNQCMAAMNFQTMHNVTTETKFLLKLVKEGVVKDLSGGIHCEF is encoded by the exons ATGGCGCTGTTATTTGAGCACAGGTATAGCGTGGACTTACTCCCTTTTGTGCAGAAGGCCCCCAAAGACAGTGAAGCTGAGTCTAAGTACAATCCTCCTTTTGGGTTCCGGAAGTTCTCCAGCAAAGTCCAGACCCTCTTGGAACTCTTGCCGGAGCACGACCTCCCTGAACACTTGAAAGCCAAGACCTGTCGGCGCTGTGTGGTTATTGGAAGCGGAGGAATACTGCACGGATTAGAACTGGGCCACACCCTGAACCAGTTCGACATTGTGATAAG gttAAACAGTGCACCAGTTGAGGGATATTCAGAACATGTTggaaataaaactactataaggATGACTTATCCAGAGGGTGCACCACTGTCTGACCTTGAATATTATTCCAATGACTTGtttgttgctgttttatttaAGAGTGTTGATTTCAACTGGCTTCAAGCTATGGTAAAAAATGAAACCCTG CCGTTCTGGGTACGACTCTTCTTTTGGAAGCAGGTGGCAGAAAAAATCCCACTGCAGCCAAAACATTTCAGGATTTTGAATCCAGTTATCATCAAAGAGACTGCCTTTGACATCCTTCAGTACTCAGAGCCTCAGTCAAGGTTCTGGGGCCGAGATAAG aACGTCCCCACAATCGGTGTCATTGCCGTTGTCTTAGCCACACATCTGTGCGATGAAGTCAGTTTGGCGGGTTTTGGATATGACCTCAATCAACCCAGAACACCTTTGCACTACTTCGACAATCAGTGCATGGCTGCTATGAACTTTCAGACCATGCATAATGTGACAACGGAAACCAAGTTCCTCTTAAAGCTGGTCAAAGAGGGAGTGGTGAAAGATCTCAGCGGAGGCATTCATTGTGAATTTTGA